Genomic segment of Anaeromicrobium sediminis:
CATATTTAAAGGTGCATCCATTGATTCTATTGTGGGTGAAGATAAAGTTAGTGGAGTTAAGTTAAAGGATGGCACATTAATAGAAAGTGATTTAGTTGTAATATCAGCAGGTGTACGCGCCAATGCAGGGTTAGCTAAAGAGGCTAATATGGATACAAATCATGGTATAGTTGTAAATGAGTTTATGGAAACTAGCATGAAAGATATTTATGCTTGCGGTGATGTGGCTGAGTTTGATGGCGTAAACTATTGCCTATGGGAAGAAGCCTTAGTACAAGGTAATATTGCCGGTGCAAATGCAGTTGGAGATACTATTCCTTACGAAAACATAATACCTAGTGTATCCTTCAACGGATTAAATACTAGCATATTCTCCATAGGAGATACAGGAAAAGATGAAAATGCAGATTATCAAGTAGTAGAAATAAAAGATGACAAAAAAGGCATCTACAAAAAAATGTACTTTGTAAATAAAGCCTTTGTAGGAGGCATATTAATAGGAGATACTTCTAAATCAGTAAATATGATTCAAGCTTATAAGGAAAAAACCCTACTATCTGATATGATAAGTCTAATAAATCAATAATAGAAACGTCCACCATAAGGTGGACGTTTTCACTTTATTTAATTGGTATATGTTCAAGGGCATTATTTAAAATATCGTTTACTAACTGACTTTTATTTCTATTAGTTTCTTTACACACCATATGGAGTTTCCTAAGAAGTATTTTATCAATTTGCAAGGTTATAGTTTTTTTATCACTATCTATAATCTTTTCATAATTATTAATATGAACTAAATTATCCCTCATAAGTATCACTCCTTAGGTCTTTTATTTATTTTAACATACTTTTTAAATTTTCTGAATAGTTCGCATTAATTCATATGTATATTTTAATTAAATTGTTATCTCAATCCTATTTCCATCTAAATCTAAAACACAACTTTCATAATATCCATCACCAGTTGTTCGTGGTTCACTTACTATCTTGTATCCTTCTGCTCTTAATTTTTCCGTTAATTCCTCTACCTTTACTTTTGAACCAACTGAAAAAGCAATATGAATTATCCCCATATATTGTTTCTCAATATCATTTGCATTTAAAGGTATTGAAGACATTTGCATTAATTCAATTCTGGTACCATCTTCAAATTTTATGAAATAAGATTCAAATCCTTTTTTGGAATTGACATATTTTTCTCCACAAGTTCCATGAAAAAATTTAATATAAAAGTCTTTAAGCTTTTCTAAGTTTTTTGTCCATATTGCAACATGTTCAATCCTCATAATTTGATCCTCCCTATAAATTATAATTATACACCCTACTATGACGCCCAAAGGTTACGCTAATAGGGTATTTATTAACCTACTATCACGCCCACAAGGTTACGCTAATAGGGTGCTTATAACTTACACTTTTAAATTTATTTTGCAAGCATAACATTTATTTCATATTTATTAAAAGCATCCATCAATGTTTTATTAGGCAATTGACCCGTAATAATTATGTCAATTTGTGATAAATCAGCAAATTTGAAAAATCCCTTTTTACCAAACTTTGAGCTGTCAACTAGCAAGATTACTTGATCCGCTTGTTCAATCATCTTTTTCATCACAAAACCATCCTCTTGAAAGGCAACCATCACACCTTTTTCTGTAACACCACAGCAGCCTACAAATGTTTTATCTACACAATAATTTGAAAGCATAGATATAACTGAAGGACCATATAAAAAACGTTGTTCTTGATTTAATTGACCACCCAACAAGTGAATATCTACTCCAGGTTTATTTGAAAGTATATCTGCTTGATTAATGGAATTTGTAATAACAGTACAACTATCTACTTGTAAAAACTCTGCACATGCTTGTACAGTTGTAGCAGTATCCATAATAATTTTGTCATCATTTTTAATTAATGATGCAGCTAGTTTCCCAATGGCTTTTTTTTCTTTTGAATCAGTATAAAGACGATCTTTATAGCTTTTTATTTCTCTAGTTATAGTTGGTAAAAGAGCCCCTCCACGTGTTCGAAGAATAGAACCTTTTTCTTCTAACTTTACTAAATCTCTTCTTGCTGTGTCTCTAGATACATTACATAGATTACAAATTTCTTCTACACTAATCTTTTTATGTTCACCTAAGTATTTTAAAATCATCTGTATTCTTTCTTCCTGGTACATGGGTCTTCACCTCTGTTTTATTTATTTCTAATTTAATTATAAGTTGAACTAAGTAATTTTTCAAGTATTTTTAAGTGTTTTTAAGTATTTTTAATTAAATATAAGTGTTTATATGTTTTAAGTAAAAAAAGAACAAGTCATATACGACTTGTTCAGACAGTGCTTAAGTTATATATCTGAAAATTCAATATTAATTTTCTGTTTTATATAAGCTTCCTTTTCCATTATTGTACTTGATCTTTCATTTATAGATGCATACTCCACAGGTAGTTTTATAATAAATTCACTTCCCTTACCATATTCACTACTTAAGGATATTGTT
This window contains:
- a CDS encoding VOC family protein; the protein is MRIEHVAIWTKNLEKLKDFYIKFFHGTCGEKYVNSKKGFESYFIKFEDGTRIELMQMSSIPLNANDIEKQYMGIIHIAFSVGSKVKVEELTEKLRAEGYKIVSEPRTTGDGYYESCVLDLDGNRIEITI
- a CDS encoding DeoR/GlpR family DNA-binding transcription regulator — encoded protein: MYQEERIQMILKYLGEHKKISVEEICNLCNVSRDTARRDLVKLEEKGSILRTRGGALLPTITREIKSYKDRLYTDSKEKKAIGKLAASLIKNDDKIIMDTATTVQACAEFLQVDSCTVITNSINQADILSNKPGVDIHLLGGQLNQEQRFLYGPSVISMLSNYCVDKTFVGCCGVTEKGVMVAFQEDGFVMKKMIEQADQVILLVDSSKFGKKGFFKFADLSQIDIIITGQLPNKTLMDAFNKYEINVMLAK